A part of Pseudomonadota bacterium genomic DNA contains:
- a CDS encoding glutamate dehydrogenase (converts 2-oxoglutarate to glutamate; in Escherichia coli this enzyme plays a role in glutamate synthesis when the cell is under energy restriction; uses NADPH; forms a homohexamer): TLVKNGCIAVSEGANMPTDLEGVHVFKDAKILYASGKAANAGGVAVSGLEMSQNSERRSWKEAELQQLLLDIMEGIHNSCVEYGTQKGGHVDYVKGANIAGFKKVADAMLAYGVV; this comes from the coding sequence GCACGCTGGTCAAGAATGGCTGCATCGCGGTCTCGGAAGGGGCGAACATGCCGACCGATCTGGAAGGCGTGCACGTCTTCAAAGACGCGAAAATCCTCTACGCGTCCGGCAAGGCTGCCAACGCCGGAGGCGTCGCGGTGTCCGGCCTCGAGATGAGCCAGAATTCGGAGCGGCGTTCATGGAAAGAGGCGGAGCTCCAACAGCTGCTGCTCGATATCATGGAGGGAATCCACAACAGTTGCGTCGAATATGGCACCCAGAAGGGCGGCCATGTCGACTATGTGAAGGGCGCGAATATCGCGGGCTTCAAGAAGGTGGCCGATGCAATGCTTGCTTACGGCGTTGTATGA